Proteins found in one Brevibacillus brevis genomic segment:
- a CDS encoding MFS transporter, giving the protein MWHRRFICLWAGQTLANLGDVFYIVAFISVIYAATGSVMYTSFIPVVIVASQSVSSLLAPLVFQRLSLTGMLVLSQGLKTILLAGASLAVSSGVGEQGEWIWLLFGLGSAIAFMDGWANPARNAMVPQLVGREDLMRANGLLATSDQTVHFAGWAAGGLLVSWLGASIVLWGTVGAYVVATIAMTGIAPAKEKLSEEQGARAATDWLTGWKTIRDVPVLRLLVAMDVVIGLSGGVWIAAIMLPFVLDVLGQGEAWWGYINAGYMLGAIAGGTLLLMYAERMRRHLFRWIVCGTIGVGFFTFCFGSSTNALVALLFSFALGPFLEMVHVSKQTLLQQETEESALPYVLSAKGTIDLLVFGASALVMGAIAEWQGVRAVYYVSAGLLLIAFLFALRLQKKQTEHSSGVTVD; this is encoded by the coding sequence ATGTGGCATCGACGCTTTATTTGCCTCTGGGCGGGTCAGACATTGGCCAACCTTGGGGATGTATTTTATATTGTTGCGTTTATTTCGGTCATTTACGCTGCAACTGGCTCTGTCATGTACACGTCGTTTATACCGGTTGTCATTGTGGCATCGCAGTCTGTGAGCAGCTTGTTGGCACCGCTGGTGTTTCAGCGATTGTCGTTGACGGGCATGCTCGTGCTGTCGCAAGGCTTGAAGACGATACTTTTGGCTGGAGCCTCCTTAGCCGTCAGCAGCGGTGTAGGAGAGCAGGGAGAGTGGATCTGGCTGTTGTTCGGATTGGGGTCAGCCATCGCCTTTATGGATGGCTGGGCAAACCCTGCACGCAATGCCATGGTGCCGCAGTTGGTCGGACGAGAAGATCTCATGCGAGCGAATGGGCTGCTTGCCACCTCGGATCAAACCGTTCATTTTGCAGGCTGGGCCGCAGGAGGATTACTCGTTTCTTGGTTGGGAGCAAGTATCGTTCTGTGGGGAACGGTTGGTGCCTATGTAGTGGCAACGATCGCGATGACAGGCATTGCACCGGCGAAGGAAAAGCTGAGCGAAGAACAGGGGGCCAGGGCGGCAACAGACTGGCTCACTGGATGGAAAACCATTCGCGATGTGCCTGTACTGCGATTGCTGGTCGCAATGGATGTTGTGATCGGCTTGTCCGGGGGTGTGTGGATCGCTGCGATTATGCTGCCATTTGTCCTCGATGTGCTTGGACAAGGAGAAGCATGGTGGGGCTATATCAATGCCGGTTACATGCTTGGAGCTATTGCGGGTGGGACGCTGCTATTGATGTATGCGGAGCGGATGCGTCGCCATTTATTTCGCTGGATCGTTTGCGGTACGATTGGAGTCGGTTTTTTTACCTTTTGTTTTGGTAGCAGTACGAACGCTCTGGTGGCACTGTTGTTTTCCTTTGCGCTGGGCCCGTTTTTGGAAATGGTGCATGTAAGCAAGCAGACTCTTTTGCAACAAGAGACGGAGGAATCGGCACTGCCCTATGTCCTGTCAGCAAAAGGTACGATTGATTTACTCGTTTTTGGAGCTTCTGCCTTGGTGATGGGTGCTATCGCTGAATGGCAGGGAGTCCGGGCTGTTTATTATGTCTCTGCTGGATTGTTACTCATCGCTTTCCTTTTTGCGTTGCGCTTGCAAAAAAAGCAGACGGAGCATTCCAGTGGGGTTACCGTAGATTAA
- a CDS encoding MoaF-related domain-containing protein yields the protein MHHPNFPYIQYSHRLPVYAGKSFRYDYDDGNIFIIDFFDATHRHDVGIAGMHKGFNGYYTFNYVEIAPCVYFMYWLEEVYTVSQVADFHKMLVYTHYTYDAQGVRISLFHSGTITELDSSTS from the coding sequence ATGCATCATCCCAATTTTCCGTATATACAATACAGTCATCGGCTCCCAGTATATGCTGGTAAGTCCTTTCGCTATGATTATGATGATGGCAATATATTTATCATCGATTTCTTTGACGCTACTCACCGGCATGATGTCGGGATTGCTGGGATGCATAAAGGATTCAATGGTTACTATACATTCAACTACGTGGAGATAGCCCCTTGCGTATACTTTATGTATTGGCTGGAAGAAGTCTATACGGTCAGCCAAGTTGCTGATTTTCATAAGATGCTGGTCTATACCCATTATACCTATGATGCACAGGGTGTTCGAATAAGTCTGTTCCATTCTGGTACCATTACCGAACTAGACAGCTCCACCTCCTAA
- a CDS encoding pyrroline-5-carboxylate reductase family protein, producing MRIGIIGLGSMGQMLVKSLCKSGVIQPEQITVFNRTREKAENLQASHGILIAESAQEVCDQAKLVFLCTKPLDILPVLRELSIPKSVHIVSVAAGVSIDDLESVHTGAVSKVIPTVTSQELHGVSLFTCSSRTSAEDRNELLALLSSISQSQEVSEVEIETATILTSSAPGLIAGILDSFAQAAVRKTPELDLDTARSMLVETMLGTALLLKNEQLSFDQLIERVATKGGITEEGLRVLDKTLPSGFDELFAMTESKHAALKILVQQQIKA from the coding sequence ATGCGAATTGGAATCATTGGATTAGGCAGTATGGGACAAATGCTGGTGAAATCACTCTGTAAAAGCGGTGTGATCCAGCCCGAGCAAATAACCGTCTTCAATCGAACAAGAGAAAAGGCTGAAAATCTGCAAGCATCACATGGCATTCTCATAGCCGAAAGTGCGCAAGAGGTGTGCGATCAGGCAAAGCTGGTCTTTCTCTGCACAAAACCACTGGATATCCTGCCTGTACTGCGTGAGTTGTCGATCCCCAAAAGTGTACATATCGTTTCAGTAGCAGCAGGTGTTAGCATCGATGATTTGGAATCCGTCCATACAGGTGCCGTAAGCAAGGTAATTCCTACAGTCACTTCGCAAGAGCTGCATGGTGTGTCTCTGTTTACATGCAGCAGTCGAACAAGTGCAGAGGATCGCAATGAGCTTCTCGCTCTCCTGTCTTCCATTAGTCAATCACAGGAAGTATCCGAGGTCGAGATCGAAACAGCGACGATTCTCACCAGCAGCGCACCAGGACTGATCGCAGGGATTCTTGATTCCTTCGCGCAGGCAGCCGTTCGCAAAACACCGGAGCTTGACTTGGATACTGCAAGAAGCATGCTGGTGGAAACGATGCTGGGAACCGCTCTTTTGCTCAAAAACGAACAGCTTAGCTTTGACCAGCTGATCGAGCGTGTTGCTACCAAAGGTGGCATTACCGAGGAAGGCTTGCGTGTGCTTGACAAGACGCTTCCTTCAGGGTTTGACGAGTTGTTTGCCATGACAGAATCCAAGCACGCTGCTTTGAAGATACTTGTTCAACAACAAATAAAAGCATAA
- a CDS encoding LysR family transcriptional regulator, translated as MDEKDWLLLKTLYEQQNMTKTAEVLYVSQPSLSYRIQQLEKEFGITIMHRGRRGVEFTPQGEYLVKYAIEMLQQLQRTKEFLLSMDNKISGTLKIGTASSLARYKLPHILKQFHTQYPDVEFKVTSSRSSELTNSVYKQDVHIGFIRGDYNWPEEKHLIMTENIWIVSKREISLPELPGLPRIMYKTDISLENLFDNWWKETFSKPPSITMEVDHMETCKEMVLSGFGYAIIPQIVLTGSEDFYRIQLRTKHGEPILRKSWMIYRKESMQISLLKAFVDFIKERKLM; from the coding sequence GTGGACGAAAAGGATTGGCTGCTCTTGAAAACACTCTATGAGCAACAAAATATGACCAAAACAGCGGAGGTTTTGTATGTATCCCAGCCCTCGCTCAGCTATCGCATTCAGCAGCTAGAGAAAGAGTTCGGGATTACGATCATGCATCGGGGCAGGAGAGGCGTGGAGTTCACCCCGCAGGGCGAGTATTTGGTGAAGTATGCGATTGAGATGCTCCAGCAGTTGCAGCGGACAAAAGAATTTCTGTTAAGCATGGACAATAAAATATCAGGCACATTAAAAATCGGCACAGCGAGCAGCCTGGCCCGCTACAAGTTACCGCATATCTTAAAGCAATTCCATACACAATACCCGGACGTGGAGTTCAAAGTAACATCGAGCCGCAGCTCAGAACTGACGAACTCCGTGTACAAACAGGATGTGCATATCGGGTTCATCCGCGGAGATTACAACTGGCCGGAGGAAAAGCATCTCATCATGACAGAAAACATCTGGATTGTATCCAAGCGGGAGATTTCGCTTCCTGAGCTGCCTGGGCTCCCCAGGATCATGTACAAAACGGATATCTCGCTAGAAAACTTGTTTGACAACTGGTGGAAGGAGACGTTTTCCAAGCCGCCATCGATCACGATGGAAGTGGATCACATGGAGACGTGCAAGGAGATGGTCTTGAGTGGATTTGGCTATGCGATCATCCCGCAGATTGTCCTGACGGGCAGTGAAGACTTTTACCGGATTCAATTGCGGACGAAGCACGGAGAGCCGATCTTGCGCAAATCGTGGATGATCTATCGGAAGGAATCGATGCAAATCTCTTTGTTAAAAGCATTTGTTGATTTTATTAAAGAGAGGAAGCTGATGTAA
- a CDS encoding Bug family tripartite tricarboxylate transporter substrate binding protein yields the protein MQRRTKKWMLAVLSTALTVSLAACGGTKETGKGQATAAASNYPEKAITLVAPNGAGGGLDKTARLLAKGLADTKLVTKTVLVENRPGGGGSVYMAEYATKETKNPYKLLVNSPPVLLNNHKKEGNSPYGYKDTTPLAQLTRDYGAISVPADSKYKDLKSLLDDIKADPTQVTIAGGSSPGSMDHVIAMLPIYKYGLDPKRVKYVAYEGGGESITALLGNHAQAAAKPVSLVLPYLEAKKIRVLAVTSPERLGGILSDVPTMKELGLDAEFTIWRGVLGPKEMGEAEVAYWDKTFKALSEKEEWKQLLKADGVEGDYKNSKDFKAFLDEQDKQIEELLKAIGIHK from the coding sequence ATGCAAAGAAGAACGAAAAAATGGATGTTGGCTGTTTTGTCTACAGCACTGACGGTCAGTTTGGCTGCTTGTGGCGGGACCAAGGAGACTGGAAAAGGTCAAGCGACCGCAGCTGCATCCAACTATCCGGAAAAAGCGATCACGCTCGTTGCTCCCAACGGGGCAGGCGGTGGTTTGGATAAAACGGCAAGACTTCTGGCAAAAGGTTTGGCTGACACGAAATTGGTAACAAAAACCGTCCTGGTCGAAAATAGACCTGGCGGGGGAGGCAGCGTCTACATGGCGGAATATGCCACCAAAGAAACCAAAAACCCGTACAAGCTGCTGGTGAATTCACCGCCAGTGCTTTTGAACAACCACAAAAAAGAGGGAAATAGTCCATACGGCTACAAAGATACAACTCCGCTGGCGCAGTTAACGCGAGATTACGGCGCGATCTCCGTGCCTGCTGATTCCAAGTACAAGGATCTCAAGTCTCTCTTGGATGACATCAAGGCAGACCCTACACAGGTGACAATCGCTGGCGGTTCCTCACCGGGCAGCATGGACCATGTGATTGCAATGCTTCCGATCTACAAGTACGGTCTTGATCCGAAAAGGGTCAAGTATGTCGCGTATGAGGGTGGTGGAGAATCGATCACCGCGCTGCTCGGCAACCATGCACAAGCTGCGGCCAAGCCTGTATCGCTGGTACTGCCTTATTTGGAAGCGAAAAAAATCCGCGTGTTGGCCGTGACTTCGCCTGAGCGTCTTGGCGGTATTTTGAGCGACGTGCCGACTATGAAGGAACTTGGTCTGGATGCGGAATTTACGATCTGGCGTGGCGTATTGGGTCCAAAAGAGATGGGAGAAGCCGAGGTCGCATACTGGGATAAAACCTTCAAGGCATTGAGTGAAAAAGAAGAATGGAAGCAATTGTTGAAGGCGGATGGCGTAGAGGGCGATTACAAGAACTCGAAGGATTTCAAAGCATTCCTGGACGAGCAGGATAAACAGATCGAGGAACTGTTGAAGGCGATCGGGATTCATAAATAA
- a CDS encoding NAD(P)-dependent oxidoreductase — MIIGWIGLGNMGIPMASNLLAAGYDVRVWNRTPGKAAPLVALGAKETATLSELVAQSDVLFTMVSDDDAVKAIYTGSDGLLRLPVQGKLAVDMSTISPDTSRFLAEQAKQAGLRFLDAPVSGSVGPAKEGKLVIMVGGEKADYEVVKPMLDKLGKAAFYLGPNGAGTSAKLAINLLLGITVQGVSETLLFARSLGIGTEQMLDIISESAVGTPLIRGKAASILADDYPAAFALKHMAKDLRLAHEAGVSTPLAESVNATYRHALESGLGELDLMAILRHLGGK, encoded by the coding sequence ATGATCATCGGTTGGATTGGTTTGGGTAACATGGGTATACCAATGGCTAGCAATCTGCTGGCTGCAGGCTACGACGTACGTGTCTGGAATCGTACGCCGGGAAAAGCTGCACCATTAGTGGCATTGGGTGCGAAAGAGACTGCGACTTTGTCTGAGCTCGTGGCACAAAGCGATGTACTTTTTACCATGGTTAGTGATGATGATGCTGTAAAAGCAATCTATACAGGCTCAGATGGCCTCTTGCGTCTTCCTGTGCAAGGAAAGCTGGCGGTGGACATGAGCACTATTTCCCCGGATACTTCCCGTTTTCTTGCCGAGCAAGCCAAACAAGCTGGGCTGCGCTTTCTCGATGCGCCTGTCTCTGGCAGTGTAGGACCTGCAAAAGAAGGGAAGCTCGTCATCATGGTAGGCGGCGAGAAGGCGGATTATGAGGTAGTCAAGCCGATGCTGGACAAGCTAGGCAAAGCAGCCTTTTATTTGGGCCCAAACGGTGCTGGCACGTCTGCCAAGCTGGCGATCAATCTGTTGCTTGGCATTACGGTACAAGGTGTCTCAGAGACATTGCTGTTCGCACGCTCTCTCGGCATTGGCACAGAACAGATGCTGGACATCATTTCCGAGAGCGCCGTGGGAACCCCGTTAATTCGCGGAAAAGCAGCCTCGATTCTCGCTGACGACTATCCGGCTGCCTTTGCGCTGAAGCATATGGCCAAGGACCTTCGATTAGCGCATGAAGCAGGCGTTTCTACACCATTGGCGGAATCCGTCAATGCCACCTATCGCCATGCACTGGAATCAGGACTGGGAGAGCTCGATTTGATGGCGATCCTGCGTCACCTTGGCGGAAAATAA
- a CDS encoding ABC transporter ATP-binding protein produces MSIRRYLAYVLPYWKQILGTICIGIIKFAIPLALPLLIKYVIDDLLPSPLPQEEKLKQLFWLMLGAFLLFTVVRTPVEYIRQYYAQWVSSRILFDIRNQLFSHLQRLSMRYYNNTKTGEVISRVINDVESTKSFVETGLMNLWLDLITITLTMGIMLYMDVELTIVAIIVFPLYSISVKFFYKRLRQLTKDRSAALARLQGYLYERVNGMSLIRSFALEKQESKEFAKENNQFLDKALAHTRWNARTFAVVNTVTDIAPLLVIAYAGYQVIGGSMSVGTLVAFYAYLERLYTPLRRLVNSSTVLTQAIASMDRMFEFIDESYDIVDKPNARELPVDPATKRIRGEIRFENVSFRYREEGPLVLNNVNLSISSGETVAIVGMSGGGKSSLISLLPRFWDVTEGKITIDGIDIRDVKQQNLRHHIGMVQQDNILFSESAKVNILMGNPDADDSAVQEAAKAANAHDFISELPNGYHTELGERGVKLSGGQKQRIAIARVFLRDPGILILDEATSALDLESEHTIQESLSRLAKGRTTLIVAHRLSTITHADKIIVMKEGQIVEEGTHEQLLERKGVYYGLWSVQDLGSTSDLQQG; encoded by the coding sequence TTGAGCATACGCCGCTATTTGGCTTATGTCCTGCCCTATTGGAAACAAATATTGGGGACTATATGTATTGGGATTATTAAATTTGCGATCCCACTTGCTCTGCCGCTTCTTATCAAATACGTCATTGATGACCTGCTGCCGAGCCCGCTTCCTCAAGAGGAAAAGCTGAAACAGTTATTTTGGCTGATGCTCGGGGCCTTTTTGTTATTTACCGTTGTTCGCACCCCTGTTGAGTACATCCGGCAATACTATGCACAGTGGGTATCCAGTCGTATCTTGTTTGACATTCGCAATCAATTGTTTTCTCATTTACAACGACTGTCGATGCGTTACTACAACAATACAAAAACGGGTGAGGTCATCTCTCGGGTCATTAACGACGTGGAATCCACCAAAAGCTTCGTGGAAACGGGCTTGATGAATCTCTGGTTAGACCTGATTACGATTACGCTGACGATGGGGATCATGCTCTATATGGACGTGGAGCTGACGATTGTCGCCATTATTGTTTTCCCTTTGTACAGTATCTCTGTCAAGTTTTTCTACAAGCGCTTGCGTCAATTGACGAAGGATCGTTCTGCTGCACTGGCGCGTTTACAAGGGTATTTGTACGAACGCGTGAACGGCATGTCGCTCATCCGCAGCTTTGCATTAGAAAAGCAGGAGAGCAAGGAATTTGCCAAGGAGAACAATCAGTTTTTGGATAAAGCGCTGGCACATACGCGGTGGAACGCCCGAACCTTCGCTGTGGTCAATACGGTGACAGATATCGCACCGCTCCTGGTTATTGCCTATGCTGGCTACCAAGTCATCGGCGGGAGTATGAGCGTAGGGACACTCGTGGCATTTTATGCTTATTTGGAGCGTTTGTACACGCCGCTGCGACGTCTGGTCAATTCCAGTACAGTACTGACTCAGGCAATTGCCTCGATGGACCGGATGTTCGAGTTTATCGATGAATCGTACGATATCGTCGACAAGCCAAATGCAAGGGAGTTGCCAGTAGACCCTGCAACGAAACGCATTCGTGGAGAAATCCGCTTTGAGAATGTGTCCTTCCGCTATCGGGAGGAAGGCCCTCTCGTCTTGAACAATGTAAATCTGAGCATCTCTTCTGGTGAAACAGTTGCGATTGTCGGGATGTCAGGCGGCGGAAAATCTTCTCTGATCAGCTTGCTGCCGCGTTTTTGGGACGTGACCGAAGGGAAAATTACGATTGATGGCATCGATATCCGCGATGTGAAGCAGCAAAATTTGCGACATCACATCGGGATGGTGCAGCAAGATAATATTTTGTTTAGTGAATCAGCAAAAGTGAATATTTTAATGGGCAATCCGGATGCAGATGACAGTGCTGTGCAAGAAGCTGCGAAGGCGGCCAATGCCCATGACTTTATTAGCGAATTACCGAATGGCTACCATACGGAGCTGGGAGAGCGTGGCGTGAAGCTCTCTGGCGGGCAAAAGCAGCGAATCGCGATTGCGCGAGTTTTTCTGCGTGACCCGGGTATTCTGATCCTGGATGAGGCGACGTCTGCACTCGACTTGGAATCAGAGCACACGATTCAGGAATCTTTGTCCAGATTGGCAAAAGGAAGAACCACGCTCATCGTGGCCCATCGACTTTCGACGATTACCCATGCGGACAAAATCATTGTCATGAAAGAGGGACAAATCGTTGAGGAAGGCACCCACGAGCAATTGCTGGAGAGAAAGGGAGTATACTATGGCCTGTGGAGTGTGCAAGATTTAGGAAGTACATCCGACCTGCAACAGGGATAA
- a CDS encoding methyl-accepting chemotaxis protein, whose translation MNMVQNLMNQSMESMTELHGQSERIGQISTMISSISNQTKLLSLNAAIEAARAGEAGRGFAVVADEIRKLAQQTADSTQDIQGIIDNIQSQIYQFMKRSEEGHGVIKEGVRIVGQTGETLGDSVERVQQTVASIDDIKQRMDEQAKLSRQMVDAVLEVTALSEETSAGSEEVRAVAETTLGDMDRLTQSVTELDKMIRQFEALVKH comes from the coding sequence ATGAATATGGTTCAAAATCTGATGAACCAGAGCATGGAGTCTATGACTGAGTTGCATGGCCAATCAGAGCGAATCGGGCAAATCTCTACCATGATTTCGTCGATTTCCAACCAAACGAAACTATTGTCGTTAAATGCAGCGATCGAAGCAGCGAGAGCGGGTGAAGCGGGCAGGGGATTTGCGGTGGTAGCTGATGAAATTCGCAAGCTGGCTCAGCAGACAGCCGATTCGACGCAAGACATTCAAGGGATTATTGATAACATCCAGTCGCAAATCTACCAGTTCATGAAGCGTTCAGAGGAAGGGCATGGAGTGATTAAGGAGGGTGTCAGAATCGTCGGGCAGACTGGCGAAACGTTAGGAGATTCCGTGGAGCGGGTACAACAGACCGTTGCCTCCATTGACGATATTAAACAGCGGATGGATGAACAGGCCAAGCTGTCTAGGCAAATGGTCGATGCCGTTTTAGAAGTAACGGCTCTTTCTGAGGAAACATCGGCTGGCTCAGAGGAAGTGCGCGCTGTTGCCGAAACGACACTGGGCGATATGGACAGGCTGACGCAATCTGTGACAGAACTGGATAAAATGATCCGACAGTTTGAAGCGTTGGTGAAGCATTAG
- a CDS encoding zinc metallopeptidase, with amino-acid sequence MFFHPMDFLILIAFGLSLWAQFRVKGTFNKFAEVPTSSGLTGAEAARRMLDANGLTNVPVQHIPGTLTDHYDPTDRVVRLSDPVYFGNSIASLSVACHEVGHAIQHKVSYPMLVARHRIFPVVNLVSGVAPLLLLAGFFFKMAGLLLIGIIFFSGAVAFQLVTLPVEFNASSRAKELMLKMGFIRNEEERGASKVLGAAALTYVAAALISVLELAKYIMIFRSSDD; translated from the coding sequence ATGTTTTTCCATCCTATGGATTTCCTGATTCTGATTGCATTCGGACTGTCGCTCTGGGCACAGTTCCGTGTGAAAGGAACTTTTAACAAATTCGCCGAAGTTCCTACCTCCTCCGGTCTTACCGGTGCAGAGGCAGCCCGTCGCATGCTCGATGCGAACGGCTTGACGAACGTTCCTGTTCAACATATCCCAGGTACATTGACTGACCACTACGACCCGACTGACCGTGTCGTACGCCTGTCTGATCCCGTATACTTCGGCAACTCGATTGCCTCTCTGTCCGTTGCTTGTCACGAGGTAGGCCATGCGATTCAGCACAAGGTCTCGTACCCGATGCTAGTAGCACGCCATCGCATTTTCCCGGTAGTCAACCTGGTGTCCGGTGTGGCGCCATTGCTGCTGTTGGCTGGTTTCTTCTTCAAAATGGCTGGACTCCTGCTCATCGGGATTATCTTCTTCTCCGGAGCAGTTGCCTTCCAGCTCGTCACACTACCTGTCGAGTTTAACGCAAGCAGCCGCGCGAAAGAACTGATGCTCAAAATGGGCTTCATCCGGAATGAAGAAGAACGTGGCGCAAGCAAAGTACTGGGCGCAGCCGCTCTGACGTACGTAGCTGCCGCTCTGATCTCTGTTCTGGAGTTGGCGAAATACATCATGATTTTCCGAAGCTCTGACGACTAA
- a CDS encoding 2-methylaconitate cis-trans isomerase PrpF family protein: MYDFGQVHKIPTVIMRGGTSKGLLLRRSDLPSDPKLRDEVILRLYGSPDSTQIDGLGGGTSLSSKLAIVGPSLQPDAHIDYTFGQVSLEKKVIDYNVTCGNFVTAVGLYAAEEGYVLLQEPVTYVRIYNTNIKKMIVAEIPVKDGQIEYEGDFVIDGVPGSSAKIMINFLNSGGTFTGKTLPTGHATDTIRLQDGGQFKVSIIDCANVVVFVRAEDVGVQGTELQAEVNNNKGLMSTLEAIRVEAGILIGMIQPEDRERVSPSSHALPKIAMIAPPQVYSTSVHRRIEENEIDLVSRYISMGSLHRAYAVSGAIAVAAAAKIPGTIPNEVVATQNKGIRIGHPSGVIYVESTVEQHGTNWIVSRAANGRTARRLMEGYAHVPVSVLRNK, from the coding sequence ATGTACGATTTTGGCCAAGTTCACAAAATCCCAACCGTGATCATGAGGGGGGGCACCAGCAAGGGATTGCTTTTACGTAGATCGGACCTTCCTTCAGATCCAAAGCTGCGTGATGAAGTCATTTTACGCTTGTATGGGAGTCCTGACAGTACGCAGATCGATGGATTGGGCGGAGGCACCTCGCTATCCAGCAAGCTCGCCATAGTCGGACCGTCCCTTCAGCCTGATGCGCATATTGACTACACATTTGGTCAGGTCAGCCTGGAGAAAAAGGTCATCGATTACAACGTTACATGCGGTAACTTTGTCACGGCAGTCGGCTTGTATGCAGCAGAGGAAGGATATGTGCTGTTACAGGAGCCGGTTACCTACGTACGCATTTACAACACCAATATCAAAAAGATGATCGTGGCCGAAATTCCTGTGAAGGATGGGCAAATCGAGTACGAAGGAGACTTTGTCATCGACGGTGTACCCGGCTCATCAGCAAAAATCATGATCAATTTTCTCAACTCCGGCGGTACCTTTACAGGGAAGACACTGCCTACCGGACATGCTACCGATACGATCCGCTTGCAAGATGGAGGTCAGTTCAAAGTGTCGATCATCGATTGCGCCAACGTTGTGGTGTTTGTGCGAGCAGAGGATGTGGGCGTGCAGGGAACAGAGCTGCAAGCTGAGGTCAACAACAATAAAGGGCTCATGTCCACATTAGAAGCAATTCGAGTCGAGGCGGGCATTTTAATCGGAATGATTCAGCCAGAAGACAGAGAGAGAGTATCGCCATCGTCACATGCACTGCCAAAGATTGCGATGATTGCTCCGCCTCAAGTGTATAGCACTTCCGTTCATCGCAGAATTGAAGAGAATGAGATCGATCTGGTTTCACGCTACATTTCTATGGGGAGTCTTCATCGTGCTTATGCAGTAAGCGGAGCCATTGCAGTGGCAGCGGCGGCGAAAATCCCGGGAACTATTCCGAATGAAGTGGTCGCCACACAAAACAAAGGAATTCGCATTGGGCATCCGTCAGGAGTGATCTATGTAGAGTCTACAGTGGAACAGCATGGAACTAACTGGATTGTGAGTCGGGCAGCCAATGGAAGAACAGCCCGTAGGCTGATGGAGGGCTATGCACATGTGCCCGTATCCGTCTTACGTAATAAATAA
- a CDS encoding MFS transporter, with translation MEIWRRNLYVLCGSLFFVMVAMSMIMPFLPLYIQQDFGIEDPHQVTAWAGIIFGANFLTAGLVSPIWGNLADKHGRKIMILRSGFFMSITMAMTGFAGSLWQLLALRLLNGLVGGIIPASTALVASSVPKERIGYATGLLQSFITAGTIMGPLFGGVLAEKIGFRMIFVITGCVLLLATLVITFTVKENFVPPEKKERSSLREDFQMIFSSKELPALFFVTVMIQFALFSIIPVLPIYISQLLGSEGAKVALWAGIVQACMGVANVFASPQLGRLGDRFGSQKVLLFSLLAAAIIFIPQGLVHTVWQLVALRFLLGLSLGGLLPSVNALLRRATPVHMVSRVYGYNNSFVSIGSMLGPMIGGFLAGYVSISGVFYMTSAFLFINAGWVYYSFFRNKSVQHPDSGIE, from the coding sequence ATGGAGATATGGCGCCGTAATTTATATGTGCTCTGTGGATCGTTGTTTTTCGTCATGGTGGCGATGAGCATGATCATGCCTTTTTTACCGCTTTACATTCAGCAGGATTTCGGAATTGAAGACCCTCACCAAGTCACGGCTTGGGCGGGGATTATTTTTGGAGCCAACTTTTTGACGGCGGGCCTCGTCTCGCCTATCTGGGGAAATTTGGCCGATAAGCACGGGCGCAAGATCATGATTTTGCGCTCGGGATTTTTCATGTCTATTACCATGGCAATGACCGGTTTTGCGGGAAGCCTGTGGCAGCTTCTGGCTCTTCGTCTGCTCAATGGACTCGTAGGGGGAATCATCCCAGCCAGTACCGCATTGGTAGCATCCTCTGTCCCAAAAGAACGAATTGGCTATGCAACGGGATTGCTTCAGTCTTTTATTACGGCCGGAACGATTATGGGACCGCTGTTTGGCGGGGTTCTCGCGGAGAAGATCGGCTTTCGGATGATTTTTGTGATTACCGGTTGCGTATTATTATTGGCCACCTTGGTCATTACGTTTACGGTGAAAGAGAACTTTGTTCCACCTGAAAAAAAGGAACGGTCGAGTCTACGGGAAGATTTTCAGATGATCTTTTCTTCCAAAGAACTCCCGGCGCTCTTTTTTGTAACCGTAATGATCCAGTTTGCGTTGTTTAGCATTATCCCTGTGTTGCCGATCTACATTTCGCAGTTGCTCGGTTCGGAAGGGGCAAAGGTAGCGCTGTGGGCCGGAATTGTCCAGGCTTGCATGGGGGTAGCAAACGTCTTTGCCTCCCCACAGCTGGGGCGTTTAGGAGATCGGTTCGGTTCGCAAAAGGTGCTCTTGTTCTCGCTTTTGGCTGCCGCAATCATCTTCATTCCGCAAGGTCTCGTACATACGGTATGGCAATTGGTCGCGCTCCGGTTTTTGTTAGGCTTGTCGCTGGGAGGACTGCTTCCATCCGTCAATGCTTTGCTGCGAAGAGCAACACCTGTACATATGGTCAGTCGTGTTTATGGCTATAACAACAGCTTCGTCAGTATCGGCAGCATGCTTGGACCGATGATTGGCGGTTTTTTGGCAGGCTATGTGAGCATTAGCGGAGTCTTTTACATGACGAGTGCTTTCTTGTTTATTAACGCAGGCTGGGTGTACTACAGCTTTTTCCGAAACAAATCTGTACAGCATCCTGATTCTGGAATAGAATAA